The stretch of DNA ATGTCTTTTTCAAGGGTTTTCCCTGTTCCTGCTCCACCATCTGGGCCTCCATGGCCTGCATCTAACAAAATGATTTTACCTGACAACGGAAGATTCCACGTATTCCAAGAATCGTCCTCTATAAAGTCATGTTGTAAAATAAGAAACAAAACAAGCAAACCTGCAATAAAACTTATGATTTTTATTCTTCGCTTCGACACCCAAATCATCCTTCCCGCTCGTCCCTGTTCAATAAACTATATGGGACAAGAGGGAGATTTAGAACTGAAGAAAGAAAAGCAGAGGTGCTCCCTTTGCCGCTTGGCAACTCTGCTTCCTACCATTCTAATGCAGGCGGAGTTTGTGACGCCTTTGACCCTTTTCAAACCCTTCTCTCCACCAAACATGTATATACTGTTCACACAGATAATAAAGTGATTCACTCATTGCACCTTCTTCGCCATTTCCCCAGTATAGTAAAAAGTTGTATAACGTATCAATTAGGTGTTTTTCTTCTTTATAACACCGCAGACGTACCGCTTCTAAATCCTCTCCGTAATAACCAAATTTGCTGAACTTTGACCCTAATAAGAAGGCCTCTAAAGCTACATCATAGCAAGCTTCTTCAATGCCTGTATTCATAACAAAACTGGAGGCAATTTTTGTCGAACCAAAGTATTGTTTTACTCTTTCTTTTAACGTATTGATGGATAAGTCCCGAAGTACGGAACGCTCATATTTAATCTGTTTTTCACGTCTTTTTTCTTTAAAAGTAGTTATAACAGTCACTTCAATTTCACCTCTTAAAACTATTCTTTATCCCTTGTTCATAAGAAATGCAAAGACACTATTACCAATTTTTTAAGTAAGTGAACAAGACAAAATTCAATAAGTACAAATGTACGATTACATAATCCTTCCACTAAAGGAAATACTAATCTAAATGTATAAATACGGCGGTGAAATGTCCTCATGAACTGGTTTACTAAAAAAAAGATACAACATAATGAACGAGAAACATTAGAAAATTACCTCCAACGATCGAATGATTATACAAAAGTTCATTATATAAACCAAGTAACCAATTGCCGGTTTTGTTTTTCCTTTATATCCACACTCACTGACGAGAGCATTTTGCAGGAAAATGTCCTTCCCTATTTACTAGAAAAACCATTTGAAAAGATTGAGGAAGTAAAGAAACTTATCCCCCTTGCGGATGTTCAGGTAAGTAATGATGAAAGCCTTATTGAACAGAAATTGTTTAATGGATATGTACTTTTAACGCTTGATTCAGACCCCGGTCATTTTGCCTTCTTGGCTGCGCAAAAAGAAATTGTCCGCAGCATTACACAGCCTGAGGTTGAGTTTAGTGTCATTGGTCCTAAGGAAGCCTTTGTTGAATCTCTCGAACAAAATGTTAACTTGATTCGTAAACGACTGCCTGTAAAGGAATTAATAAGCGAAGAGTTAACATTAGGCACTCTATCGAAAACAAAAATTTCGGTTATGTATTTAGATGGGATCGCTGACCCGGATAATATCCAAGAAGTGATGAAGCGATTAAAGGATGTTGATTTTGATGCTATAACCGATAGTTCTTATATTGTTCAATTAATCTCAGATAATAAAAATTCCCCCTTTCCGCAGCTTCTCGATACCGAGCGGCCAGACCGGGTGACCGCCATCTTGGCAGAGGGAAAAATTGCCATATTTGTTGATGGGTCTCCGCATGTGCTGATTACCCCAACAACGCTCGTTGAATTTTTCGGTTCTTTTGAAGATTACTTTTTAAATTGGATGATATCCTCATTCTTTCGATTAATTCGGCTTTTCGCCGTTGCCTTTTCTATTTTGATTACACCAGTATATGTAGCAACTTTATCTTATCATTATGAACTGATTCCAAAGGATTTAATGAATACGTTAGTTACGTCTCGCCGCGAAATACCGCTTCCTCCTATTTTGGAAGCCCTGTTTTTAGAGCTAACGATTGAGCTTCTACGTGAGGCAGGAGCCCGACTTCCTACAAAGGTCGGTCAGACAATCGGTATCGTGGGTGGTATCGTTATCGGGACCGCTTCCGTTGAAGCAGGCTTAACAAGTAATGTTCTATTAATTATCGTTGCTCTAGCGGCACTTGCATCATTTACGACCCCCGTTTATAAAATGGGCAACGCTATTCGTTTACTGCGCTTTCCATTTTTATTTTTTGCAGAACTTTGGGGATTGCTTGGAATCGTTTTTTGTTTTTGTCTGTTAATGGCACATTTAATTAGGCTAACATCCCTTAATAGACCATTTTTAGAACCGATCTATCCACCAAGAATGACGGACCTAAAAGATTCTATTATTAGGCTTCCATTCTCAAAGCAATCCTTAAGACCACAGACTTTAAGAACTCAAAATCCCGTTCGTTTTACTCCTAGTAAAAAAGTGAAAAAAGGAGATATTGACGAATAGAACGCGGAGGAAGTGTTATGGAACAATTAGTGCCGGAAAAAGCAAAAGTATCGCCTTTTTTAGTTTTCTTTCTCGTCCATACGATGCAGCTGGG from Bacillus sp. SLBN-46 encodes:
- a CDS encoding spore germination protein encodes the protein MNWFTKKKIQHNERETLENYLQRSNDYTKVHYINQVTNCRFCFSFISTLTDESILQENVLPYLLEKPFEKIEEVKKLIPLADVQVSNDESLIEQKLFNGYVLLTLDSDPGHFAFLAAQKEIVRSITQPEVEFSVIGPKEAFVESLEQNVNLIRKRLPVKELISEELTLGTLSKTKISVMYLDGIADPDNIQEVMKRLKDVDFDAITDSSYIVQLISDNKNSPFPQLLDTERPDRVTAILAEGKIAIFVDGSPHVLITPTTLVEFFGSFEDYFLNWMISSFFRLIRLFAVAFSILITPVYVATLSYHYELIPKDLMNTLVTSRREIPLPPILEALFLELTIELLREAGARLPTKVGQTIGIVGGIVIGTASVEAGLTSNVLLIIVALAALASFTTPVYKMGNAIRLLRFPFLFFAELWGLLGIVFCFCLLMAHLIRLTSLNRPFLEPIYPPRMTDLKDSIIRLPFSKQSLRPQTLRTQNPVRFTPSKKVKKGDIDE
- a CDS encoding YbaK family protein; protein product: MTVITTFKEKRREKQIKYERSVLRDLSINTLKERVKQYFGSTKIASSFVMNTGIEEACYDVALEAFLLGSKFSKFGYYGEDLEAVRLRCYKEEKHLIDTLYNFLLYWGNGEEGAMSESLYYLCEQYIHVWWREGFEKGQRRHKLRLH